A region from the Armatimonadota bacterium genome encodes:
- a CDS encoding cytidine/deoxycytidylate deaminase family protein yields MSGRPSWDLYFMRLAVLAASRSTCLRRHVGAVIVKDRMVLSTGYNDTPRGLPNCGEGGCARCASAAPSGVALDTCLCLHAEQNSIIQAAYHGVAIVGATIYTTHQPCLTCAKMIVNAGIRRIVFAGDYPDPLAREMLEQAGVTLDRISLESAPAGQ; encoded by the coding sequence ATGAGCGGCCGCCCGTCGTGGGATCTGTACTTCATGCGCCTGGCCGTCCTGGCCGCCTCCCGCTCCACATGCCTGCGCCGCCACGTGGGCGCGGTCATCGTCAAGGACCGGATGGTGCTGTCCACCGGCTACAACGACACCCCGCGCGGGCTGCCCAACTGCGGGGAGGGCGGCTGCGCCCGGTGCGCCTCGGCCGCCCCCTCCGGCGTCGCCCTGGATACCTGCCTGTGCCTGCACGCCGAGCAGAACAGCATCATCCAGGCCGCCTATCACGGGGTGGCCATCGTCGGCGCGACGATCTACACCACCCACCAGCCCTGCCTGACCTGCGCCAAGATGATCGTGAACGCGGGAATCCGGCGCATCGTCTTCGCCGGGGACTACCCCGATCCGCTGGCCCGGGAGATGCTGGAGCAGGCGGGCGTGACCCTCGACCGGATCAGCTTGGAGTCCGCCCCCGCCGGTCAGTGA
- a CDS encoding alkaline phosphatase D family protein, whose product MVVLTAALTVAAPAAPVRPQGRIGFPDGAASGDVTDSAAVLWTRAAEPAAVRFEFGTSPALGSVIGPVQATAATDCTVKVELTGLRPGTRYYYRPVAEEGGRAGAGLVGSFVTAPEPTADADVVFLWGADTSERYQPFRIFEAMRTRQPQFFLFLGDTVYADLDGYARSLQEYRAAYRRNRADEAFRRLLRATAVYAVWDDHEVANNFDRTHHRLPVGRQAFLESWPVREDPADRSRLYRAFRWGRHLEVFILDTRQYRTPASWRDGPEKTMLGAAQKAWLQRGLLTSPATFKVIGSSVTLKYHGPDSWEGYAAEREELLGFIRQHRIRGVVFVAGDVHYAAVLRHPGGIVEGVAGPLAMHVTRRPAAAGKPEAEFVYNGGSTFGLVRATTSGLEIELYDVEGRLLHRTTVRP is encoded by the coding sequence GTGGTCGTGCTGACGGCGGCCCTGACCGTCGCGGCGCCGGCCGCGCCGGTCCGGCCGCAGGGCCGCATCGGCTTCCCCGACGGAGCGGCGAGCGGGGACGTCACGGACTCCGCCGCCGTGCTCTGGACCCGCGCCGCCGAACCGGCCGCAGTCCGGTTCGAGTTCGGGACGTCGCCCGCGCTCGGCTCCGTCATCGGGCCGGTGCAGGCGACGGCGGCGACCGACTGCACGGTCAAGGTCGAGCTGACCGGACTGCGGCCCGGCACGCGGTACTACTACCGGCCGGTGGCGGAGGAGGGGGGGCGTGCGGGCGCCGGGCTCGTCGGGTCCTTTGTCACGGCTCCGGAGCCGACGGCCGACGCCGACGTCGTCTTCCTCTGGGGGGCCGATACCAGCGAGCGCTACCAGCCCTTCCGCATCTTCGAGGCGATGCGGACCAGGCAGCCGCAGTTCTTCCTCTTCCTCGGCGACACGGTCTACGCCGACCTGGACGGCTACGCCCGCAGCCTCCAGGAGTACCGCGCCGCCTACCGACGGAACCGCGCCGACGAGGCCTTTCGCCGGCTGCTCCGGGCCACCGCCGTCTATGCGGTCTGGGACGACCACGAGGTGGCCAACAACTTCGACCGCACCCACCACCGGCTGCCCGTCGGCCGCCAGGCCTTCCTCGAGTCCTGGCCTGTTCGCGAAGATCCCGCCGACCGCAGCCGGCTGTACCGCGCCTTCCGTTGGGGCCGGCATCTGGAAGTGTTCATCCTGGACACCCGTCAGTACCGCACGCCGGCCTCCTGGCGCGACGGCCCGGAGAAGACGATGCTCGGCGCGGCGCAGAAGGCGTGGCTGCAGCGCGGGCTGCTGACGTCTCCCGCGACCTTCAAAGTGATCGGTTCGAGCGTGACACTGAAGTACCACGGCCCCGACTCCTGGGAAGGATATGCCGCGGAGCGGGAGGAGCTGCTCGGCTTCATCCGGCAGCACCGGATCCGGGGCGTCGTCTTCGTGGCCGGCGACGTGCACTACGCCGCGGTCCTGCGGCATCCCGGGGGCATTGTGGAGGGCGTGGCCGGGCCGCTGGCCATGCACGTCACCAGGCGGCCGGCGGCGGCGGGAAAGCCGGAGGCGGAGTTTGTCTACAACGGCGGGTCGACCTTCGGGCTGGTGCGGGCCACGACCTCCGGACTGGAGATCGAGCTGTACGACGTCGAGGGCCGGCTGCTGCACCGGACGACGGTCCGGCCGTAG
- a CDS encoding 50S ribosomal protein L25 has product MDRITLEAKRRDALGKGAVRRLRLAGQIPGVVYGRGMEPVPVAVEARQLRSALRTQAGMNVLIDLAIGDGASASRTVMIKELQRDVFRKETITHVDFYAIDLAEKVEAHVPIVFKGQARGVADEGGTFAVHLREVIVECLPTQIPEHIEVDISPLGLGDSLHVRDLAIPAEATLISEPDEVVATVVAPRAEEVPAPAVPEAAVPAEGVPATQAAAVPTGAPAKPERTEEKEKGKGKE; this is encoded by the coding sequence ATGGATCGCATCACGCTGGAAGCGAAGCGGCGCGACGCCCTGGGCAAAGGAGCGGTCCGCAGGCTGCGCCTGGCCGGCCAGATCCCGGGAGTCGTCTACGGGCGCGGGATGGAGCCGGTCCCGGTCGCCGTGGAGGCCCGCCAGCTGCGATCCGCGCTGCGAACCCAGGCCGGCATGAACGTCCTGATCGACCTGGCCATCGGCGACGGGGCGTCGGCGAGCCGGACCGTGATGATCAAGGAACTGCAGCGCGACGTCTTCCGCAAGGAAACCATCACCCACGTGGACTTCTACGCCATCGACCTGGCCGAGAAGGTGGAGGCCCACGTGCCCATTGTGTTCAAGGGGCAGGCCCGGGGCGTGGCGGACGAGGGAGGGACCTTCGCCGTGCACCTGCGCGAGGTCATCGTGGAGTGCCTGCCGACACAGATCCCCGAGCACATCGAGGTGGATATCTCTCCGCTCGGCCTCGGCGACTCCCTGCACGTGCGGGATCTCGCCATCCCGGCCGAGGCGACCCTGATCTCCGAGCCGGACGAGGTCGTGGCCACGGTGGTGGCCCCCAGGGCGGAGGAGGTCCCGGCTCCGGCCGTCCCGGAGGCCGCGGTGCCGGCCGAGGGGGTGCCGGCGACCCAGGCCGCGGCGGTGCCCACGGGCGCTCCGGCAAAGCCGGAGAGGACGGAAGAGAAGGAGAAGGGCAAGGGAAAGGAGTAG
- the pth gene encoding aminoacyl-tRNA hydrolase: MKLIIGLGNPGRRYRGTRHNVGWEVVSRLGRRLGVAAWQEEGFSEVRRGSIGGTRVLLARPQTYVNVSGAAVLELCRRHRVDVQDIIVVADDLDLPLGRIRLRPGGSAGGHNGLKSIIEALGTTNFPRLRVGIGRPPEGVDPADYVLARFRPEEQPVVDEVLERAAQALEVAVTEGIPAAMNRFNATTGRPGGRGRDGEGIPPHA, from the coding sequence ATGAAGCTCATCATCGGGCTCGGCAACCCCGGCCGCCGCTACCGCGGCACGCGCCACAACGTCGGCTGGGAGGTCGTCTCACGGCTGGGCCGCCGTCTCGGGGTTGCCGCCTGGCAGGAAGAGGGATTCTCCGAGGTGAGGCGCGGGTCGATCGGAGGCACCCGTGTGCTGCTGGCCCGCCCCCAGACCTACGTCAACGTCAGCGGGGCGGCGGTGCTGGAGCTGTGCCGGCGCCATCGGGTGGACGTCCAGGACATCATCGTCGTGGCGGACGACCTGGATCTGCCCCTGGGGCGGATCCGCCTGCGCCCCGGCGGAAGCGCCGGCGGACACAACGGGTTGAAGTCCATCATCGAGGCCCTGGGGACGACGAACTTCCCGCGGCTGCGGGTGGGGATCGGACGGCCGCCGGAGGGAGTCGATCCGGCCGACTATGTCCTGGCGCGGTTCCGCCCCGAGGAGCAGCCTGTCGTCGATGAAGTCCTGGAGCGGGCCGCACAGGCTCTGGAGGTGGCGGTGACCGAGGGGATTCCGGCGGCGATGAACCGGTTCAACGCGACCACAGGCCGTCCAGGCGGGCGCGGCAGGGATGGCGAAGGTATCCCACCCCATGCCTGA
- a CDS encoding sulfite oxidase-like oxidoreductase, with product MPERPPAPSGRLPPGQYETARWPVLHYGTVPPFDPARWDFRIFGEVETPVRLTYQEFMALPRTTLTCDLHCVTAWSKFDVTFEGVPAKAVLDLAGVRPTAAFAMVHAEQGYETNLPLEYLQAPDALFAFRADGADLTPEHGWPLRLVVPRLYFWKSAKWVRGVELMARDRPGFWERNGYHNHADPWKEERYADPW from the coding sequence ATGCCTGAACGTCCGCCCGCCCCCTCCGGCCGACTGCCGCCGGGTCAGTACGAGACCGCCAGGTGGCCCGTCCTGCACTACGGCACGGTGCCGCCCTTCGACCCGGCGCGCTGGGACTTCCGCATCTTCGGCGAGGTGGAGACGCCGGTACGGCTGACCTACCAGGAGTTCATGGCCCTCCCCAGGACGACGCTGACCTGCGACCTGCACTGCGTCACGGCGTGGTCGAAGTTCGACGTCACCTTCGAAGGGGTGCCGGCGAAAGCGGTGCTCGATCTGGCCGGGGTCAGACCGACGGCGGCGTTCGCCATGGTGCACGCGGAACAGGGCTATGAGACGAACCTGCCCCTGGAGTACCTGCAGGCCCCCGATGCCCTGTTTGCCTTCCGGGCGGACGGCGCGGACCTCACCCCCGAGCACGGCTGGCCCCTGCGTCTGGTCGTCCCCCGCCTGTACTTCTGGAAGAGCGCAAAGTGGGTGCGGGGCGTGGAACTGATGGCCCGGGATCGACCGGGGTTCTGGGAGCGCAACGGCTACCACAACCATGCCGATCCCTGGAAGGAAGAACGCTACGCCGACCCCTGGTAA
- a CDS encoding sodium-translocating pyrophosphatase, giving the protein MPLADFNSMWYGVLLVGVLGLVYALATASWIRRAEAGDARMREIAGAIRTGAMAFLAREYQVLAVFVAVVAALLWIALEAKLAISFVTGATLSILAGNLGMRIATLANARTAWAVQGDLNAGLVMAFRSGAVMGFGVVSLGLLGVLALFRIFHDANAIFGFSFGASSVALFARVGGGIYTKAADVGADLVGKVEAGIPEDDPRNPAVIADNVGDNVGDVAGMGADLFESYVGSLIAAVALGVAGAGGALVTLPFVLAALGIVGSLVGTLMVRVRADESAHQALNRGILGATVGTAVLGGAAIYVMLRDLALYWAFLSGLLAGIVIGYATEFYTSSSYRPTRRLAAAAQTGSATNIIEGLALGMQSILLPVAAVGAAILLAHAFGGLYGIAIAAVGMLSTLGITLATDSYGPVADNAAGIAEMAHLGGEVRRRAESLDAVGNTTAAIGKGFAIGSAALTALVFLVSYAEVVGLRSVDLLAPTTLLGLFIGGAMPFLFASFAMAAVGRAAMQMVQEVRRQFRDTPGLLEGRAAPDYARAVSISTAAAIREMVVPGLSAVVVPVAVGFLLGKAALAGVLAGSIVTGFMIAVMMANTGGAWDNAKKFIEEGHLGGKGSDPHKAAVVGDTVGDPFKDTAGPSLNILLKLMAIVSIVIAPLL; this is encoded by the coding sequence ATGCCGCTGGCGGATTTCAACTCGATGTGGTACGGGGTGCTGCTGGTCGGGGTTCTGGGGCTGGTCTACGCCCTGGCTACGGCGTCCTGGATCCGCCGCGCCGAGGCGGGCGATGCCCGGATGCGCGAGATCGCCGGAGCGATCCGCACCGGGGCGATGGCCTTCCTGGCGCGGGAGTACCAGGTGCTGGCCGTCTTCGTCGCCGTGGTCGCCGCACTGCTCTGGATCGCGCTGGAGGCGAAGCTGGCGATCTCCTTCGTGACCGGAGCCACCCTGTCGATCCTTGCCGGCAACCTGGGCATGCGGATCGCTACGCTGGCCAACGCGCGCACGGCCTGGGCGGTGCAGGGCGACCTCAACGCGGGACTGGTCATGGCCTTCCGCTCCGGGGCGGTGATGGGGTTCGGCGTGGTGTCGCTGGGCCTCCTGGGGGTGCTGGCGCTGTTCCGCATCTTTCACGACGCCAACGCCATCTTCGGCTTCTCCTTCGGCGCCTCGTCCGTGGCCCTCTTTGCCCGCGTCGGCGGCGGGATCTACACCAAAGCGGCCGATGTCGGGGCGGACCTGGTGGGCAAGGTCGAGGCGGGGATCCCCGAGGACGACCCGCGCAACCCGGCCGTGATCGCGGACAACGTGGGCGACAATGTCGGCGACGTCGCCGGGATGGGCGCCGACCTCTTCGAGAGCTACGTGGGCTCATTGATCGCGGCCGTGGCCCTGGGGGTCGCGGGGGCCGGCGGAGCCCTGGTCACGCTGCCCTTCGTCCTGGCAGCGCTGGGGATCGTGGGCAGCCTGGTGGGCACGTTGATGGTCCGGGTGCGGGCCGATGAATCGGCGCATCAGGCCCTCAACCGCGGGATCCTCGGCGCCACGGTGGGGACGGCGGTCCTGGGCGGGGCGGCGATCTACGTCATGCTCCGCGACCTGGCGCTGTACTGGGCTTTCCTCTCCGGGCTGCTCGCCGGCATCGTCATCGGCTACGCGACGGAGTTCTACACCTCGTCGTCCTACCGGCCCACCCGACGCCTGGCGGCGGCGGCGCAGACCGGGTCGGCCACCAACATCATTGAAGGGCTGGCTCTGGGGATGCAGAGCATCCTGCTCCCCGTGGCCGCGGTGGGCGCGGCGATCCTGCTGGCCCACGCCTTCGGCGGCCTTTACGGCATCGCCATCGCCGCCGTGGGCATGCTCTCCACCCTGGGCATCACGCTGGCCACGGACTCCTACGGTCCCGTCGCGGACAACGCGGCGGGGATCGCCGAGATGGCCCACCTGGGCGGGGAGGTCCGCCGCCGCGCGGAGTCGCTGGACGCCGTGGGCAACACCACGGCCGCCATCGGCAAAGGGTTTGCCATCGGTTCGGCGGCCCTGACCGCCCTGGTCTTTCTGGTCTCCTATGCCGAGGTGGTCGGGCTCCGCTCCGTCGATCTGCTGGCGCCCACGACGCTGCTCGGGCTGTTCATCGGCGGGGCAATGCCGTTCCTCTTCGCCTCCTTCGCCATGGCCGCCGTGGGACGCGCGGCGATGCAGATGGTGCAGGAGGTGCGCCGGCAGTTCCGCGATACGCCGGGGCTGCTCGAAGGTCGTGCCGCTCCCGACTACGCCCGGGCGGTGTCCATCTCCACCGCGGCGGCGATCCGGGAGATGGTCGTCCCTGGGCTCTCCGCCGTCGTCGTGCCGGTGGCCGTGGGGTTCCTCCTCGGCAAGGCGGCCCTGGCCGGCGTCCTCGCCGGGTCCATCGTCACCGGCTTCATGATCGCGGTGATGATGGCCAATACCGGCGGCGCCTGGGACAATGCGAAAAAGTTCATCGAAGAAGGGCATCTGGGCGGGAAAGGGTCCGACCCCCACAAGGCGGCGGTGGTGGGCGACACCGTGGGCGATCCCTTCAAGGACACCGCCGGGCCGTCGCTCAACATTCTGCTCAAGCTCATGGCCATCGTCTCCATCGTGATCGCGCCTCTGCTCTGA
- a CDS encoding sodium-translocating pyrophosphatase — MSESSVTLPIFGRLETLLRTMLLFIAAVTVGLYLLYRPIYADHPTLATGIALAFLLGCFASYGAGFVGMTSAVHGNVRVANAARRSYREALQIAFQAGTISGMFTVGLGLLGATIIFMLFREHAMRVLVGFGFGGSLVAAFMRVGGGIYTKAADVGADLVGKVEVGIPEDDPRNAAVIADNVGDNVGDCAGMAADVFESYEVTLVAAIILGAATLLDPEFVARYGGPAEAGRFALKLIIFPLLVRAIGVFASLVGTWVVRGKDEEIGDPMRPINVGFWTAALLSVAGFGLVNWLYLRDPATGAPDFRFFFATFTGIVLAVVIGWLTELFTHPDRGPVSEIAYATKTGPATMLLTGLGTGLESTVASILAIAVTLVASFAIFGGSVALAAYGIALAGLGLLTTTGFILAEDTFGPIVDNANGIFEMSGVERGESLAGRIVARLDQIGNTTKALTKGFAIATAVVAAIALFRSFIGEARLFVTAQDLAASGAARAGELLTRVGIQVNLPLVFIGLLIGGAVPFLVSAFLIRAVGRSAFLVVEEVRRQFREIPGLLEGRARPDYSRSVDIVTKSAQRELLSPAILSISAPVMVGFGLGAGALGAYLAGAILTAQLLAVFMANTGGAWDNAKKKIEDGYLGGKGTDAHKAAVIGDTVGDPLKDTAGPALNPLIKVMNLVAILIAPVVIQPLPPGVRYGVVAVAVVLVVVAVVLSHRSTIIAEAARATLAVAARVK; from the coding sequence GTGAGCGAGTCATCCGTGACGTTGCCGATCTTCGGCCGGCTGGAAACCCTGCTGCGGACGATGCTGCTCTTCATCGCCGCGGTGACGGTGGGGCTGTACCTGTTGTACCGCCCGATCTACGCCGACCATCCCACGCTGGCCACGGGCATCGCCCTCGCCTTCCTCCTCGGGTGTTTCGCCTCCTATGGGGCGGGGTTCGTCGGCATGACCTCCGCCGTGCACGGGAACGTCCGGGTGGCGAACGCCGCGCGGCGCAGCTACCGCGAGGCCCTGCAGATCGCCTTCCAGGCCGGCACGATCTCCGGCATGTTCACGGTGGGATTGGGCCTGCTCGGGGCGACGATCATCTTCATGCTGTTCCGGGAGCACGCGATGCGGGTGCTGGTCGGGTTCGGCTTCGGCGGCTCGCTGGTCGCGGCGTTCATGCGCGTGGGCGGCGGCATCTACACCAAAGCGGCTGACGTGGGCGCGGACCTGGTGGGGAAGGTCGAGGTGGGCATCCCCGAAGACGATCCGCGCAATGCGGCGGTGATCGCGGACAACGTGGGCGACAACGTCGGCGACTGCGCCGGGATGGCCGCCGACGTCTTCGAGAGTTACGAGGTCACGCTGGTCGCGGCGATCATCCTGGGCGCGGCGACCCTGCTCGACCCGGAGTTCGTGGCGCGCTACGGCGGGCCGGCGGAAGCGGGCCGCTTCGCCCTGAAGCTGATCATCTTCCCGCTGCTGGTGCGGGCCATCGGGGTCTTTGCCTCGCTGGTAGGCACGTGGGTGGTGCGGGGGAAGGACGAGGAGATCGGCGATCCGATGCGGCCGATCAACGTGGGCTTCTGGACCGCGGCGCTCCTCTCCGTGGCCGGCTTCGGTCTGGTGAACTGGCTCTACCTCAGGGACCCGGCGACCGGTGCGCCGGACTTCCGCTTCTTCTTCGCCACGTTCACCGGCATCGTGCTCGCCGTGGTCATCGGATGGCTGACCGAGCTGTTCACGCACCCGGACCGCGGTCCGGTGTCGGAAATCGCCTACGCCACCAAGACCGGGCCGGCCACCATGCTGCTCACCGGCCTGGGCACCGGGCTGGAGAGTACCGTGGCCTCCATCCTGGCCATCGCCGTGACCCTGGTCGCCTCCTTCGCCATCTTCGGGGGCAGCGTCGCCCTCGCCGCCTACGGCATCGCCCTGGCCGGCCTCGGCCTGCTGACCACCACAGGATTCATCCTGGCCGAGGACACCTTCGGGCCGATCGTGGACAACGCCAACGGCATCTTCGAGATGTCGGGGGTGGAGCGCGGGGAGTCGCTCGCCGGCCGCATCGTGGCCCGGCTCGATCAGATCGGCAACACGACGAAGGCGCTGACCAAAGGCTTCGCCATCGCCACCGCGGTGGTCGCGGCGATCGCGCTGTTCCGATCCTTCATCGGCGAAGCCCGCCTGTTCGTGACGGCCCAGGACCTGGCCGCATCCGGCGCGGCGCGGGCCGGCGAGCTGCTCACCCGTGTGGGCATCCAGGTCAACCTCCCCCTGGTCTTCATCGGATTGCTGATCGGCGGGGCGGTGCCGTTCCTGGTCTCCGCCTTCCTCATCCGGGCCGTGGGACGGTCGGCCTTCCTCGTCGTGGAGGAGGTGCGCCGGCAGTTCCGGGAGATTCCGGGACTGCTCGAGGGGCGGGCCCGCCCCGATTACTCCCGCAGCGTGGACATCGTCACCAAGAGCGCCCAGCGGGAGTTGCTCAGCCCGGCCATCCTCTCGATCAGCGCGCCGGTGATGGTCGGCTTCGGCCTGGGGGCGGGCGCGCTGGGGGCCTACCTGGCCGGCGCCATCCTCACCGCGCAGCTGCTCGCGGTGTTCATGGCCAACACCGGCGGCGCCTGGGACAACGCCAAGAAGAAGATCGAGGACGGCTACCTGGGCGGGAAGGGCACGGACGCCCACAAGGCCGCCGTGATCGGCGACACGGTGGGCGACCCGCTGAAAGACACCGCCGGCCCGGCCCTGAACCCGCTGATCAAGGTCATGAATCTCGTGGCGATCCTCATCGCGCCGGTCGTCATCCAACCGCTCCCACCCGGCGTCCGCTACGGGGTGGTCGCTGTGGCTGTGGTCCTCGTCGTGGTGGCCGTGGTCCTGAGCCACCGGAGCACGATCATCGCGGAGGCGGCCCGGGCGACGCTGGCGGTGGCGGCCCGGGTCAAGTAG
- a CDS encoding MFS transporter translates to MPDDTAVAVRQYVPPFSPLRHRNFRLLWTGLLVSNTGSWMQFVALGYLVDRLTESPLYLGVLAAAQAVPRIAFSLLGGAMADRIDRRRLLFATNLFLMVSASLLAALTISGQIRIWQVLAIAAVNSLAQSFDMPARHSMVPALVDEREVLSAVSLNSVAFNGAGIFGPSLGGLIIAWIGEGGCFLLNAVSFLGTLGALLLMRVPRQERGGQVRISEDLREGWRLLREHRHLLLFLATVATTSFFGRPYVRLLPTYAREVLGVGATALGLLQSAPGIGTVFSALVVGRASARRGKGTLLGTAVLLYGVLVTAFGFARSFPLALALLVLMGMMQAMALASANTLVQLNTPSHARGRLMGFYSMVAFGGMALGSLPVGAVGDVVGVGPALSGGGVILILLALVFIPRLRAFE, encoded by the coding sequence ATGCCGGACGACACGGCGGTAGCAGTTCGGCAGTACGTCCCGCCCTTCTCGCCCCTCCGGCACCGGAACTTCCGGCTGCTGTGGACGGGCCTGCTGGTCAGCAACACCGGGTCCTGGATGCAGTTCGTGGCCCTGGGCTACCTGGTGGATCGCCTGACGGAGTCGCCGCTCTACCTCGGTGTGCTGGCCGCCGCCCAGGCCGTGCCGCGCATCGCCTTCTCCCTGCTGGGGGGTGCGATGGCCGACCGCATCGACCGCCGCCGCCTGCTGTTTGCGACCAACCTCTTCCTCATGGTCAGCGCCTCGCTGCTGGCCGCACTGACCATCAGCGGCCAGATCCGCATCTGGCAGGTCCTGGCCATCGCCGCCGTCAACTCGCTGGCCCAGTCCTTCGACATGCCGGCGCGGCACTCCATGGTGCCGGCCCTGGTCGACGAGCGCGAGGTGCTGAGCGCGGTCAGCCTCAACTCCGTGGCCTTCAACGGCGCGGGCATCTTCGGCCCCTCCCTCGGCGGCCTGATCATCGCCTGGATCGGCGAAGGCGGGTGCTTCCTGCTCAACGCGGTGTCGTTCCTGGGGACGCTCGGCGCCCTGCTGCTGATGCGGGTCCCGCGGCAGGAAAGAGGCGGGCAGGTGCGTATCTCGGAGGACCTGCGCGAGGGGTGGCGGCTGCTCCGGGAGCACCGGCACCTCCTGCTTTTCCTGGCCACCGTGGCGACCACGAGTTTCTTCGGTCGGCCGTACGTGCGCCTGCTGCCGACGTACGCCCGCGAAGTCCTGGGCGTGGGCGCCACCGCGCTGGGCCTGCTGCAGTCGGCGCCGGGCATCGGGACGGTCTTCTCGGCGCTGGTCGTGGGGCGGGCCTCGGCCCGTCGCGGGAAGGGGACGCTGCTGGGGACGGCGGTCCTGCTCTACGGCGTGCTGGTCACCGCCTTCGGGTTCGCCCGGTCGTTCCCGCTGGCCCTGGCCCTGCTGGTCCTGATGGGGATGATGCAGGCGATGGCGCTGGCCTCGGCCAACACGCTGGTGCAGCTGAACACGCCGTCCCACGCCCGGGGACGCCTGATGGGGTTCTACAGTATGGTAGCCTTCGGCGGGATGGCCCTGGGCAGTCTCCCGGTGGGGGCGGTCGGCGACGTCGTCGGCGTGGGCCCGGCCCTCTCCGGGGGCGGAGTGATCCTGATCCTGTTGGCCCTGGTCTTCATTCCCCGTCTCCGGGCCTTCGAGTGA
- a CDS encoding SRPBCC family protein — translation MHTRHEGLIRAQVAAVFALAADVDRWPALHPAYRWCRVLERSEQFVLFEMGGRIRGRPARWTARLEPRPAEGRMVFRHVAGITRGMIVEWRLQPVAEGTRVTIVHDLALSWPLLGGVVSDLLVGPVFIDWIAARTLAGLARILEGR, via the coding sequence ATGCACACCCGGCATGAAGGGCTGATCCGGGCTCAGGTCGCGGCGGTCTTTGCCCTGGCCGCGGATGTGGATCGCTGGCCAGCGCTGCATCCTGCCTATCGCTGGTGCCGCGTGCTGGAGCGGAGCGAGCAGTTCGTCCTCTTTGAGATGGGCGGCCGCATTCGCGGACGGCCGGCCCGCTGGACGGCCCGTCTGGAACCACGGCCGGCGGAAGGGCGCATGGTGTTCCGGCACGTGGCCGGCATCACCCGCGGCATGATCGTGGAATGGCGATTGCAGCCGGTTGCGGAGGGTACCCGCGTCACCATCGTGCACGATCTGGCCCTGTCCTGGCCGCTCCTCGGGGGCGTGGTCTCCGACCTCCTCGTCGGCCCGGTGTTCATCGACTGGATCGCCGCCCGGACGCTCGCCGGCCTGGCCCGGATCCTGGAGGGGAGGTGA
- a CDS encoding FAD-dependent monooxygenase: MRDADVLVVGAGPAGSAAAAHLAALGWRVVLVDRALFPRPKPCGDYCNPGAIRLLTDGPETLPVLDGAGAVTSMSVFAQDGSCFRGAFPSGYGALIRREDLDLSLLRRAQRRGVEVVEGFRVDAVTVGDRVAVRQTPSGRTLGARLLIACDGMHSLIARRLGWRRAPAGDRFAIGAYFSGVPGPPAGELHLGPGLYGGVARFGDGTANACLALPRRIFHRRSAEQAFAFGLAGLPVLAETLRGWRRESAFRVAGPLGFSAHPAVADRLLLAGDAAGQVEPLTGQGVSFALRSALFAAEAADRALRSGDCSAAALRRYERQRAAWFGPRIRLLKTVCALALHPRAAPALVRRLAGNQESARRLLGATGDVLDPRAVLSIRFLLGLLLGTDAHPA, encoded by the coding sequence ATGAGGGACGCCGACGTCCTTGTCGTGGGCGCGGGGCCGGCCGGGTCCGCCGCGGCCGCGCACCTCGCCGCACTGGGCTGGCGGGTCGTGCTCGTGGACCGGGCCCTCTTCCCCCGGCCCAAGCCCTGCGGCGACTACTGCAATCCGGGCGCGATCCGCCTGCTCACCGACGGCCCCGAGACCCTGCCCGTGCTGGACGGTGCGGGAGCCGTCACCTCGATGAGCGTCTTCGCCCAGGACGGCTCCTGCTTTCGGGGAGCCTTTCCTTCGGGGTACGGCGCCCTCATCCGCAGGGAAGACCTCGATCTGTCGCTGCTGCGCCGGGCGCAGCGCCGCGGGGTGGAGGTGGTGGAGGGATTCCGGGTGGATGCCGTGACCGTCGGCGACCGTGTCGCGGTCCGGCAGACGCCTTCCGGACGGACCCTGGGCGCGCGGCTGTTGATCGCCTGCGACGGCATGCACTCCCTGATCGCGCGGCGCCTCGGATGGCGGCGCGCGCCCGCCGGAGACCGGTTTGCGATCGGCGCATACTTCTCGGGCGTGCCGGGCCCGCCCGCGGGGGAATTGCACCTGGGACCGGGGCTCTACGGCGGCGTGGCCCGCTTCGGGGACGGCACGGCAAACGCCTGTCTGGCCCTGCCGCGACGCATCTTCCACCGTCGGTCGGCGGAGCAGGCGTTCGCGTTCGGCCTGGCCGGGCTCCCCGTCCTGGCCGAGACCCTCCGGGGCTGGCGCCGCGAATCCGCCTTCCGGGTGGCGGGGCCGCTGGGTTTCTCCGCCCATCCCGCCGTCGCCGACCGGCTGTTACTGGCCGGAGACGCGGCCGGCCAGGTGGAGCCGCTCACCGGTCAGGGCGTCTCCTTTGCCCTGCGCTCGGCGCTCTTCGCCGCGGAGGCGGCCGACCGCGCCCTGCGCTCGGGCGACTGTTCGGCCGCCGCCCTGCGCCGCTACGAGCGCCAACGGGCGGCATGGTTCGGACCGCGCATCCGCCTGCTGAAGACCGTCTGTGCCCTGGCCCTCCATCCTCGCGCCGCGCCGGCGCTGGTGCGCCGGCTGGCCGGGAACCAGGAGTCCGCCCGCCGATTGCTCGGTGCCACGGGCGACGTGTTGGATCCGCGGGCCGTCCTCTCCATCCGCTTCCTCCTCGGCCTGCTCCTGGGGACCGATGCACACCCGGCATGA